A stretch of the Papaver somniferum cultivar HN1 chromosome 6, ASM357369v1, whole genome shotgun sequence genome encodes the following:
- the LOC113286983 gene encoding transcription initiation factor IIB: MADAYCSDCKRSTEVVFDHSAGDTVCSECGLVLEAHSIDETSEWRTFANESGDNDPVRVGGPSNPLLTDGGLSTVISKPNGASGDFLSSSLGRWQNRGSNPDRSLIQAFKTIATMSDRLGLVATIKDRANEIYKKVEDQKSIRGRNQDAILAACLYIACRQEDKPRTVKEICSVANGATKKEIGRAKEYIVKQMEIELGQSMEMGTIHAGDFLRRFCSHLGMTNQAVKAAQEAVQKSEELDIRRSPISVAAAVIYMITQLSEEKKLLRDISIATGVAEGTIRNSYKDLYPYAVRLIPTWYAKEEELRNLCSP, translated from the exons ATGGCAGATGCTTATTGCTCAGACTGTAAGAGAAGCACAGAGGTAGTGTTTGACCACTCTGCAGGGGACACAGTTTGTTCCGAATGCGGGCTTGTCTTGGAAGCTCACTCCATCGATGAGACATCTGAATGGAGGACCTTCGCGAATGAGTCTGGTGATAATGATCCCGTCCGTGTTGGTGGTCCATCAAACCCTCTCCTCACTGATGGTGGTCTTTCCACTGTGATTTCAAAGCCAAATGGTGCCTCTGGTGATTTTCTGTCATCCTCGCTAGGACGTTGGCAGAATCGGGGCTCAAATCCTGACCGATCGCTTATCCAAGCCTTCAAAACCATCGCTACTATGTCTGACAG ATTGGGCCTTGTTGCAACCATAAAG GATAGAGCGAATGAAATATATAAGAAGGTGGAAGATCAGAAGTCCATTAGAGGAAGAAACCAAGATGCAATTTTGGCTGCCTGCTTGTATATAGCTTGTCGTCAAGAGGATAAACCTCGCACGGTGAAGG AAATCTGCTCTGTTGCCAATGGAGCAACAAAGAAGGAAATAGGGCGCGCGAAAGAGTACATCGTGAAACAAATGGAGATAGAGTTGGGTCAATCTATGGAAATGGGAACCATACATGCCGGGGACTTTTTG AGGCGTTTCTGTTCCCATCTGGGTATGACCAACCAAGCTGTTAAAGCTGCACAAGAAGCAGTTCAAAAGTCGGAAGAGCTTGACATAAG GAGGAGCCCTATATCAGTAGCAGCTGCTGTCATTTACATGATAACTCAGCTGTCGGAGGAGAAGAAGCTACTCCGAG ATATATCCATTGCAACTGGAGTTGCTGAGGGAACCATTAGGAACTCATACAAGGATCTGTATCCTTACGCTGTTAGGTTAATACCTACCTGGTATGCAAAAGAGGAGGAGCTGAGGAACTTATGCAGCCCTTGA
- the LOC113286981 gene encoding protein ACTIVITY OF BC1 COMPLEX KINASE 8, chloroplastic-like, with translation MATSLATSTSSLLLPEVSFLQTQTLRRIRISLSRFHHSKRVLNFRLRASREDGGVAVKEEEVRQNLNGSAVYLNGNGNGSYKKISTSNGSLNGNGSVNGSLMKYGNSKVVENELKAKKEEDGRKQKIEDIGEEEAWFKQGGRDKLEVSVAPGGRWNKFKTYSTIQRSLEIWGFVISFLFKAWFNNQKFAYRGGMTEAKKVLRRKTLAKWLKESILRLGPTFIKIGQQFSTRVDILAQEYVDQLSELQDQVPPFPSKTAVSIIEEELGGPVNDIFDRFDFEPIAAASLGQVHRARLKNEEVVIKVQRPGLKDLFDIDLKNLRVIAEYLQKIDPKSDGAKRDWVAIYDECANVLYQEIDYTQEATNAELFASNFKDMDYVKVPSIYWKYTTPQVLTMEYVPGIKINRIKALDQLGVDRKKLGRYAVESYLEQILSHGFFHADPHPGNIAVDDVNGGRLIFYDFGMMGSISPNIREGLLEAFYGVYEKDPDRVLQSMVQMGVLVPTGDLTAVRRTAQFFLNTFEERLAAQRKEKEELAAAEAVVGFKQPLSKEEKIAKKKQRLAAIGEDLLSIAADQPFRFPATFTFVVRAFSVLDGIGKGLDPRFDITEIAKPYALELLRFREAGVEVAIKDFKKRWERQNQAFYNLFRQADRVEKLAQVIQRLEQGDLKLRVRALESERSFLRVAAMQKTIGSAVAAGSLVNLATILYFNSVRMPAVATYMFTAFFSIQVLFGLLKVKKLDQQERLITGTA, from the exons ATGGCTACTTCATTAGCTACTTCAACATCTTCATTGTTATTACCGGAAGTATCATTTCTACAAACACAAACACTTCGTAGAATCCGAATTTCATTGTCTAGATTTCATCATTCTAAGAGAGTTTTGAATTTCAGATTGAGAGCAAGTAGAGAAGATGGAGGTGTAGCTGTTAAAGAGGAAGAAGTGAGACAGAATTTGAATGGTTCTGCTGTTTATTTGAATGGGAATGGTAATGGAAGTTATAAGAAGATTTCTACTTCTAATGGGAGTTTGAATGGGAATGGAAGTGTAAATGGGAGTTTAATGAAGTATGGAAATAGTAAGGTTGTGGAGAATGAATTGAAAGCCAAGAAGGAGGAGGATGGAAggaagcagaaaattgaagatatTGGCGAAGAAGAAGCTTGGTTTAAGCAAGGTGGAAGAGATAAGCTTGAG GTTTCTGTTGCACCTGGTGGTCGTTGGAATAAATTCAAAACTTACTCAACCATACAAAGAAGTTTGGAAATATGGGGTTTTGTTATATCATTTCTCTTCAAGGCTTGGTTTAACAACCAAAAATTTGCCTATCGAG GAGGAATGACTGAAGCAAAAAAAGTTCTGCGGAGAAAAACACTTGCTAAGTGGTTAAAGGAAAGCATTTTGAGACTTGGCCCTACATTTATCAAGATCGGCCAACAATTCTCCACAAGGGTGGATATTCTTGCTCAGGAATACGTTGATCAGTTGTCTGAACTCCAG GACCAAGTTCCACCATTCCCATCTAAAACTGCTGTGTCTATAATAGAAGAAGAACTTGGAGGCCCAGTGAACGATatttttgatagatttgattttgAGCCAATAGCCGCTGCTAGTCTTG GCCAGGTGCATCGTGCAAGGTTGAAGAATGAAGAAGTTGTGATTAAAGTACAAAGGCCCGGTCTCAAGGATCTATTTGACATTGATTTAAAAAACTTGAGG GTCATAGCCGAATATCTACAGAAGATTGATCCAAAGTCAGATGGTGCCAAGAGGGACTGGGTTGCTATCTATGATGAGTGCGCGAATGTCTTGTATCAG GAAATTGATTATACTCAAGAAGCTACTAATGCAGAACTGTTCGCAAGTAACTTCAAAGACATGGATTACGTGAAAGTTCCATCAATATACTGGAAATACACCACTCCACAG GTTTTGACTATGGAGTATGTTCCTGGGATAAAGATAAATAGAATAAAAGCTCTAGATCAGTTAGGTGTTGATCGCAAAAA GTTGGGAAGATATGCTGTTGAGTCTTACTTGGAGCAGATACTATCTCATGGTTTTTTCCATGCTGACCCT CACCCTGGAAATATTGCTGTTGATGATGTGAATGGAGGTAGGCTCATCTTCTATGACTTCGGGATGATGGGAAG CATAAGTCCAAACATCAGGGAAGGCTTACTGGAAGCATTTTATGGTGTTTATGAAAAGGATCCAGATAGG GTGCTTCAGTCTATGGTTCAGATGGGTGTCCTTGTACCTACCGGAGATTTGACAGCTGTCAGACGAACAGCCCAGTTCTTTCTTAACAC TTTTGAAGAGCGCCTTGCAGcacaaagaaaagagaaagaagaacttgcagcagcagaagcagtagtGGGCTTTAAACAGCCTTTGAGCAAGGAAGAAAAGATAGCGAAAAAGAAGCAACGCCTTGCTGCAATTG GAGAAGATCTTCTGTCTATTGCTGCTGACCAACCTTTTCGCTTCCCTGCCACCTTCACATTTGTCGTCCGTGCATTTTCAG TATTAGATGGTATTGGGAAGGGCCTTGACCCTCGATTTGACATAACAGAAATTGCTAAACC TTATGCACTGGAGTTGCTAAGATTTCGGGAGGCTGGTGTTGAAGTTGCCATAAAG GACTTCAAGAAGAGATGGGAGCGACAGAACCAAGCCTTTTACAACTTATTTAGGCAGGCTGACAGAGTtgaaaaacttgctcaagttatTCAACGTCTG GAGCAAGGAGATTTGAAGCTCCGAGTTCGTGCATTAGAGTCTGAAAGGTCCTTCTTACGTGTCGCCGCGATGCAGAAGACTATTGGAAGT
- the LOC113286982 gene encoding transcription initiation factor IIB-like isoform X2: protein MDAFCSDCKRNTEVVFDHSAGDTVCSECGLVLEAHSIDETSEWRTFANESGDNDPNRVGGPSNPLLTDGGLSTVISKPNGASGDFLSSSLGRWQNRGSNPDRTLMQPFKTIATMSDRLGLVATIKDRANEIYKKVEDQKSIRGRNQDAILAACLYIACRQEDKPRTVKEICSVANGATKKEIGRAKEYIVKQMESDPDPSVPFSVNPVHAVDFLRRFCSHLGMTNQAVKAAQEAVQKSEELDIRRSPISVAAAVIYMITQLSAEKKLLRDISMATGVAEGTIRNSYKDLYPYAVRLIPTWYAKEELRNLCSP from the exons atggatGCATTTTGCTCAGACTGTAAAAGAAACACAGAGGTAGTGTTTGACCACTCTGCCGGGGACACAGTTTGTTCGGAATGCGGGCTTGTCTTGGAAGCTCACTCCATCGATGAGACATCTGAATGGAGGACCTTTGCAAATGAGTCTGGTGATAATGACCCCAATCGTGTTGGTGGTCCATCGAACCCTCTCCTCACGGATGGTGGTCTTTCCACTGTAATTTCAAAGCCGAATGGTGCTTCTGGTGATTTTCTGTCATCCTCTCTAGGACGTTGGCAGAATCGGGGTTCAAATCCTGATCGGACGCTTATGCAACCATTCAAAACCATCGCTACCATGTCTGACAg ACTGGGCCTTGTTGCAACCATAAAG GACAGAGCGAATGAGATATATAAGAAAGTGGAAGATCAGAAGTCGATtagaggaagaaatcaagatgcaaTTTTGGCAGCATGCCTGTATATAGCTTGTCGTCAAGAGGATAAACCTCGCACAGTGAAGG AAATTTGCTCTGTTGCCAATGGAGCAACAAAGAAGGAAATAGGGCGCGCGAAAGAGTACATCGTGAAACAAATGGAGTCAGATCCGGACCCGTCGGTTCCGTTTTCTGTAAACCCTGTACATGCTGTAGACTTTTTG AGGCGTTTCTGTTCCCATCTTGGCATGACCAACCAAGCTGTTAAAGCTGCCCAAGAAGCAGTTCAAAAGTCGGAAGAGCTTGACATAAG GAGGAGCCCTATTTCAGTAGCTGCTGCTGTCATTTACATGATAACCCAGCTATCTGCTGAGAAGAAACTACTCCGAG ATATATCCATGGCAACTGGAGTTGCCGAGGGAACCATTAGGAACTCATATAAGGATCTCTATCCTTACGCTGTTAGGTTAATACCTACCTGGTACGCAAAAGAGGAGCTGAGGAACTTATGCAGCCCTTGA
- the LOC113286982 gene encoding transcription initiation factor IIB-2-like isoform X1, with product MDAFCSDCKRNTEVVFDHSAGDTVCSECGLVLEAHSIDETSEWRTFANESGDNDPNRVGGPSNPLLTDGGLSTVISKPNGASGDFLSSSLGRWQNRGSNPDRTLMQPFKTIATMSDRLGLVATIKDRANEIYKKVEDQKSIRGRNQDAILAACLYIACRQEDKPRTVKEICSVANGATKKEIGRAKEYIVKQMESDPDPSVPFSVNPVHAVDFLRRFCSHLGMTNQAVKAAQEAVQKSEELDIRRSPISVAAAVIYMITQLSAEKKLLRGLRSNKHLFFSVTSSIYCCCYSLYGVIIHSSNHWCADISMATGVAEGTIRNSYKDLYPYAVRLIPTWYAKEELRNLCSP from the exons atggatGCATTTTGCTCAGACTGTAAAAGAAACACAGAGGTAGTGTTTGACCACTCTGCCGGGGACACAGTTTGTTCGGAATGCGGGCTTGTCTTGGAAGCTCACTCCATCGATGAGACATCTGAATGGAGGACCTTTGCAAATGAGTCTGGTGATAATGACCCCAATCGTGTTGGTGGTCCATCGAACCCTCTCCTCACGGATGGTGGTCTTTCCACTGTAATTTCAAAGCCGAATGGTGCTTCTGGTGATTTTCTGTCATCCTCTCTAGGACGTTGGCAGAATCGGGGTTCAAATCCTGATCGGACGCTTATGCAACCATTCAAAACCATCGCTACCATGTCTGACAg ACTGGGCCTTGTTGCAACCATAAAG GACAGAGCGAATGAGATATATAAGAAAGTGGAAGATCAGAAGTCGATtagaggaagaaatcaagatgcaaTTTTGGCAGCATGCCTGTATATAGCTTGTCGTCAAGAGGATAAACCTCGCACAGTGAAGG AAATTTGCTCTGTTGCCAATGGAGCAACAAAGAAGGAAATAGGGCGCGCGAAAGAGTACATCGTGAAACAAATGGAGTCAGATCCGGACCCGTCGGTTCCGTTTTCTGTAAACCCTGTACATGCTGTAGACTTTTTG AGGCGTTTCTGTTCCCATCTTGGCATGACCAACCAAGCTGTTAAAGCTGCCCAAGAAGCAGTTCAAAAGTCGGAAGAGCTTGACATAAG GAGGAGCCCTATTTCAGTAGCTGCTGCTGTCATTTACATGATAACCCAGCTATCTGCTGAGAAGAAACTACTCCGAGGTTTGAGAAGCAACAAACACTTGTTTTTCTCTGTTACTTCTAGCATATATTGTTGCTGTTACTCTCTTTATGGGGTTATTATTCATTCCTCAAATCATTGGTGTGCAGATATATCCATGGCAACTGGAGTTGCCGAGGGAACCATTAGGAACTCATATAAGGATCTCTATCCTTACGCTGTTAGGTTAATACCTACCTGGTACGCAAAAGAGGAGCTGAGGAACTTATGCAGCCCTTGA